The window ACATACGCTTTTAACTTGCATCGTAGCATTCAATGTCAGAGAAGTTGAACAGAACTTTTATCCATTCCTAGTATCACGACTTCAAGggcaggaaatgaatgaaatgaattatgAATGTAAAACATCGTCTTACGCAAGCCTGAAATGAAGTGACACAGGTTGTCAACTGTTTTGaaccatattttatttttttttagaacagtACTGTTAAAAGTTAGTTTCAACATGATCAATTTGGagatggattttcttttttcagctgaGGTGAACAGACAAAGCAGCTAAAGAAGCAGTTGCCAAGGTTACCACAACTACAATGTTTGAGatttcaaaaaggaaaaaaaaaacaaaaaaaccctagaCTCTGATTTTAGGAAATGTATAGTGCCAACATAGCATAACATTTGTAAAGTCAATCGATTTTACTTTATCATTTCGCTTTGATGATCTTCATTTTAATTCGTTCGAGACAAATCAGAATTATCTCTAGGGACTAAACTgcacctcaaaaaaaaaaaaaagaaaaagaaaaaataggataaaaagaataatcatattaaaagaaaaagaaagcatgtttgtttcattcatattcattttaaaCAGCGCCCACTGCTTTGGAGCCGCTACTATGTGACATTTGATTACGGTTACAGTTCTGGATGATGCTGTGCGGAATTCACGGGGTGGTTTCTTATTAACTGACTGGATGGGCAGCGTAATTTCCCAACAATGCTTCACAgggcagggggggggcagaaggcACAGCTGTTGTGCCTCTAAAGGGAAAGACACTGTGTACACTCCAGTGGCCACTTTTATTTGGAATGGAAAATTAGGGAAGTGTGGAGGGCATCATTTTCTGAAATGCCCGCAATAAATAGTGACATGTTGGGCAAAAACAACTATTCATGGAGAATGCTAAGAacaggggagggggagggaatGAAGATCTGTATGGGTAAGATATCCTCCTGAACTTGTTCAGGATTACTGTCTGATTatcagagaaaaaataaatcctgcatGGTTTTGCTAGTTATCCGCAAACAAACTGCCTCGTACAGGTCGTGTATGAGGCAGCCAACAGCCAATTGCATGACTTTACCCTCTGTTATGAAACGGGACTTAAGGTGACAAAAACGTTGAATAAAGGAATAACTGGGAATCCCTTTTCGAGACGTTCTCATTTATTTCTGCACCAGAACACCTAATCAAGGTGAGAATGGTTTAGTCCGGCTCTACGACAGCAGTCTGAGACAGAAATCTGGTTGGGTGATACCAAAAAAATAACGTATGGGGACTAGGGAATGATCTGAGAACAGCTGTAGAATGAGGGGTATAACATCCTGTTCAAGATTCCTCTGTTAAGTTTGGGGGAAATACACTTTAATCTTGGTTCTCTGCAGATGTTGGGTGGGTTCATGAGtcatgtatgtgtgcatgtcagTGTGTCATTATGTACTGGATGTCTTTATGAGGGCTGTGAGCCCAGGAGTCTCTCGATAGCCGCGTTGATGTCTCCTCCAGTAGCAATGAGGGCCTGCAGGTTGGCCTCATGGTTGATGAAGCCCATGGCGCTCAGCTGATCCAGCTGGGACTGGAACCGCACCTCTGGGGTCTGGGTCTACAAGGCGGAAATTATTAGACGTCTGCAAAGGAGACAAATTCATTCAGGTGCGGAGAATTGTAATATCAGTGCATGTCTGTACCGTTgcacttcctcctccacctcctcctccagcaaaCATTTGGAGCATCTGTTGCATCAGCTGCTGCTGGGCGGCACTCGGTCCTGCACTGCTGGGTGAGGAAGCTGGATTCTCTGTGGGCATTCCTCCTCCTGTGGGCATGCCGGGAACTCCACCAGTAGGCATACCAGGAACTCCACCCGTGGGCATGCCAGGAACTCCACCTGACATCAAACTAAGCCAAGGGAAAGAACGAGTTTAAAACAACTGCTTTCATTAGTAAAATACTATACTTGTACACCCGTCTGCGAGAACAGACCTGGGCATGAGGCCCGGCGCTTCTGTCTGCAGTGTCTGAAGACCCTGTTGAATTTGCATTAGAGCTTGCATGGCCCTGGGATTGGTCATCACCGACAGGGCTTCTGGGTTCTGCATCTGTAACCGATCGGAGAGTACAGCATTGAATCAACCTCTAAGTCAACATCCGACTTTGGTATTTCATCGTGTCACATTTAGCGAGGAAAAACTAAGACTTGTGTTATCAAACGGAAACATATGTGGTACCTGCTGCAAAAAGATGGGCAACTGAGATCTGAACTGTTCCTGCAGCTGTGGGTTTCCAGCAAACAAGGGGTTATTCATCAAAACCTggtgcagagagaaaaaaaatagtcaaGATCATGGGCTAGTCCTCATCTGCTCAGTCACCAGAACTGATATTAACATTTTACGTGACCAAAGGTTTTAAAGTTGGAGACACTTTCTTGTCAATGTTTGTGCAGCATTCTGTTGTAAGGTTATTCTGGTATGCCATCCAAAAGAGCAGTTTATAAAAAGTGAATAAATCAGAGCATTGAGTCTTATTCTTTCTTACAATATGCAGCAAGTGAGCTTAACCGACAATCCCTTCTGTTGAGCATTCACTAAATACCTGGGTTTACTGGCCTCGTGCACAGCATGCCTGGCTGGATCCtactttttaatttcattgcaAACTGTAGACTTCAATATTTATCAATGAATTCCACACCTGGTATTGAATTCGAGCGTCGAATAATTTTAAAGCAAACTCATAATCTGTTTCGTACCTGGGAGGCCAACTCTGGGTTTTGAGACAGTGACTGCATCATACTTCGCATGTAGGGAGCAGACAGCATGTTCTGCATCAGCTGAGGGTTCTCTGAAATCTGCTGCAGTAAACTCTGCATGCCCGGGCTGTTGAACATGCCTTCAATGCACAGAAGTGACACGAGTTTATTTATGAACATGTATTTATAgcacaaaatgagaaaataatgagCATGAGCTCGTGTTGACTATAACACTATGCTTCGTCTTACCGTTACCAAGACTGCCAGCATTGATGCCGAGAGGGTTGGACACGCTAGGATTGGTGGTTCCAGGTGTGCTAGTGCTTCCCGTGGTGCTCCCTCCACTCTCAGAGGCGTTAGAAGAATTCGGCGGCCCCCATGGATTTGGCAGGGGCTCTCTGTTCTCTGTCCGTGATGGCTGAACTCCAGACTCAGAAGTGCCACCTAGAGCTGAGAAAGGGTTGCTACCAAACTACAGAGAAAGAAATTAGACACGTTTTAAATCATGACAATGACAAAGGATTGCGTGAACACAAGGATTAATGTAGCACACAAAAAGAAGATTTGGATGTAAATATTCCTTTCAGATACCTGTTCCCTGGCAGCACTGAATATGGGTTCTTGGATGTCGGTGTACATCCTTCGCAAGGCATTGTAACCCCCAGGGATACTTTCCAAATTGCTCAGAGCTCGGTCCTGGTTTCGCATCATTTCCTGCATCATAGCTGGGTTCCGGGCCAGTTCCATTGTCTGGGAAGTTAAAGTAAAGGAGGAGAGGTAAATCAGTATTTTTCAAGTTATAAACAGCTGGTAAATCCTGAATCAACAGAACAAGTGCAGTGGAAATCTACCAAGCCTGAGCTACAGTTAAGCAGATCTCTACGTGACATTCAGTTCCTCTCCTGTTCATCTACCTGTCTCATGAGCTCGGGGTTGTTGAGCATGTGTGAAATCTCTGGGTTGCGTTCCATCAGCTGCTGCATCTGAGGGTTGGCCATGATCATCTGTCTCATAAGGTCTGGGTTGGACATCATGTTCTGCACCAGCGGGTTCTCCATGATTTGAGAAAGCATCTCCGGGTTTGACATGAGCTGCCTctgcatctgctgctgcagttcCATGAAGTTAGCAGAGCCCATGCCGAGTCCAGCCAGACCAGCCAGGTCACCAAAGCCAGCtgagtggaaaacaaataagaaaTTATCATCAATTAAcatcaataaaatgaataaacatatCATCTTGGCAGTGTTTCACTCATTAAGGGGTTTTGCTAGTACATAAGCAGACGCACAGTCGTACTCACTCAATATGTtgggtgtctgtgtgggtggtGCAGTAGTGCTGGGCGAGCCTGCTGAGGAAGATGGGTTGGCGCCTGGAGtaggggtggtggtggtcgtGCCTGCTGGAGCGGAGGTGGAGCTAGAGGCAGAGGTGCTACCACCATCTCCAGCCCTATTGGGATCATTTGTAGAGCCACGAGTTAATCAATATGTCttgcacacaataaaaactaATGTGATCCTATGAATTTTTAGACAGGACTGTATTGCAAGAAACATTAATCCTTCTGGCAGACCTGCTGGCATCAGTTGCGTAAAGATGTAGCCTTACTTGTGTGCTGTCTTTATGACTAGGTGAACTGTCAGGCCATCCTTGATACCATGCTGGCTGAGGCTGTCACCATCCTTCAAAATCTTCCCTGCAAAGATGAGAACCAACTGGTCCTGTTTGGCTTTGAATCGCCTCGAGATCTCTTCtttaaactgaaatataaaaagcaaaatagatttaaaaaaagattacatAATTAATGGGATGATTTACACCCAAGCAGGGGTCCTTAAACTCTAGTTTCCATTAAAATCCTTTTAACTTAGCTTATACAATGCTCCAAGTCTGCAAAACCGGTAAAATAACGGCTTCCTTCATTCTGAGGGAAGCCGCTCTCTTGTTACATGGTTAGTGTAAAGAAGAATGTTGACACAGCACTGCAACCAACCACCTGTAGTGCTACTATGAACACATAGCTAATAGTGATGCAGGATATGATAACAAGGTATTGAAATGAAAGGATTATCCTGTTTATAACAATTTCTACAGTTTCTTTTCGCATGAAATAAGTTGATTTAAACTGaagacacattttattttaaatcaataaatcaaaagaTTCGGCCTCGGTTCAGATGTAGTTATCATTTGTTGCTCTTAAGAAAATTGATTGTTTTTGTCCAACGTTGTTGTTCTACAGaagatttattgattttaaataaCTGGCTACTTTAATTACAGTCTTGATTGCATAACTGGAAGCTAagggcttaaaaaaaaaaggaaataaaccaATGAATGCTGTTATTCAAGTCTCCACTTTAGCTATTTTACTCCACTACACGTGAAATGGGTTCATACAACAACACAGACACGGACATGAGAAATTAATTGGTGTCTAAACGTGAAACGAATGAACAACGAAGCCCATACAACCacggggggagaaaaaaaaaacccccggCAAATCGAGAATACACAGTAATGACAAAAAGCTTGCTGCGATGACACGCAATGCTAAACAAATAATGATTTGTTCCTGACTACATGGA of the Antennarius striatus isolate MH-2024 chromosome 14, ASM4005453v1, whole genome shotgun sequence genome contains:
- the ubqln4 gene encoding ubiquilin-4, which produces MADQGAADLGNNNNNKPETSEGTIIKVTVKTPKDKEEIAIAEDASVTQFKEEISRRFKAKQDQLVLIFAGKILKDGDSLSQHGIKDGLTVHLVIKTAHKAGDGGSTSASSSTSAPAGTTTTTPTPGANPSSSAGSPSTTAPPTQTPNILTGFGDLAGLAGLGMGSANFMELQQQMQRQLMSNPEMLSQIMENPLVQNMMSNPDLMRQMIMANPQMQQLMERNPEISHMLNNPELMRQTMELARNPAMMQEMMRNQDRALSNLESIPGGYNALRRMYTDIQEPIFSAAREQFGSNPFSALGGTSESGVQPSRTENREPLPNPWGPPNSSNASESGGSTTGSTSTPGTTNPSVSNPLGINAGSLGNGMFNSPGMQSLLQQISENPQLMQNMLSAPYMRSMMQSLSQNPELASQVLMNNPLFAGNPQLQEQFRSQLPIFLQQMQNPEALSVMTNPRAMQALMQIQQGLQTLQTEAPGLMPSLMSGGVPGMPTGGVPGMPTGGVPGMPTGGGMPTENPASSPSSAGPSAAQQQLMQQMLQMFAGGGGGGGSATTQTPEVRFQSQLDQLSAMGFINHEANLQALIATGGDINAAIERLLGSQPS